CCCGCAACGCCTGGAAAGCTACTTACGAGGTACGTTCCATTCGTTGCATCCCCGTACAACCTCCTCCCATTCCAGGAGGCTGCGCAGGTAACACTCAAGTTCCGCGCCTGTACCTGCTCCCAGCCTCTGGCTCTGGTTTCCTCCCAGCACCAAAGTCTACTTGAGTAGTCTGGTGGTTAGCAAAGCAAAGCTGCATGCACCTACCAGAcacctaccagaccaaaccacaCACGCAgacacgcacacacacaaGCATACACTCGCTGCACCCGCCCTGCACCCGCATACGGCGCAGCTTCTGAGATGCAGCTCAGGCGCGACCAACCACCGCTGCCTTCTGCCCATTCCTGTTCATCATAAAATAGAAATTCATTGGTGTCGCATCTTGTTTGCCACCTTTGACCTATTTTATTTCCCTTTTTGCTTCGCGccgacttcttccccttgaATTATTGCTCTGTTGACGAAGCTTTTCGTCCGTCGCTTGTTCCAATCGCGTTGCGCCCACCACTCGCGCCGCAAACACATCCGCGCGACCCTCACTCAAAACAcaccttgacttgacatttgtTTGCGCCGCACGTATGGCCAACTGTTAACACCTGCCACAGCTGTCAACTGTCAGCTATAGGTGCATATTTATCAAGCATACCGTTGCATCTCTGACGATAACAACCTTTTCCATTTTTCAACCTGCACCTCGTGTCGCGACTAGGTGGAAGCTTTTCCAACAGCCCGTACGCCTGAAGCTTCAGCCTAGCGCTCCTCGCCACCGAAGCTTCTCGCCGCCCCAAGCTTATCACAGAACCCCGCGCAACTTCAACAAGGCATATCGCGACCCTCTGCCACCGGGTGTGTCACGCTCGTCTCTGTCGATACGTCATCTCTGGCGTAGAACTCGAGCCATTACCAGACATTCCTTTTACGCGACAAGGGATATTGGTCCCAGTAGCTAAACCTGCCACATCAATACGAATGACGACCATGGAATCGTCTGGCCCAGACGCCCCTGTGCTAGATCCAAAGCCGCACGATGCTGTGCCCGAGAAGGAGCAAAATGAGCAAAAGTCAGAGTTGAATGGGTAAGCAAACCCCGACATGCCGCAATGCGCTTGATGCGCTGCCTATAGTCACTAACAATTTCCACAATGAAGCCATGTCGACGACACCGTCCCTTCGTCAGAATCCCTGCCGGAGCCTAGAGCTGTGTCACCTTCGGAAAAAGCACCGACCACCGAACAGCCGGCAGACACAAAGCCAGAACCAACGCCAGACGTCGAAAAGCCGCTGCTAAATGGCAATAGTCCGCCAAACGAAgaggccaagccaagcactGGCATGACCACAGAGCCGGTACAGGACTCCGCTCCCAAAGTCGATGAACAGGCCAAAGAACCTTCGCCGCCAGCAGCTAAACAACCTGATGTTGCTTTATCAAGGGAACCGGAGGAGGCAGCACCGACTTCAGAAGAAAAGGACCAGGAATCCACAAAAGCATCCAATGATGCCGCGGCACCCAAGCAGAGTTCCTCACCACCCCCTGCGACGGAACCTTTCGAGGTCAAGCGGTCCTCAGAGGAACCTGTAACGGAACCCATAAAAGAAGAAGTGAAGGAACCGGTGAAGGATACAGCCAGTGAGGTCGCGCAAGACACGGAAATGATTGATGCACCCGCAGAGAAGGCCGATGAATCCGAAGAGTTGCCGGCTACGGGCGAGCCTGCACCTACGTCTCAGGATGCCGCTGGTCTGCCTACTTCCGAAGTAGATCTCGGTCCAAGCAGCATGTCccagctggccattgacaCGACCGAGAAAGCTAGCTCTCCTGCTGCAGGGACCAGCGACTTGCCCATGACCGAAGCCCCGAACGTCAAGGTTGCTCGAGAAAGAGAAGACGATGCCAACGAGGAACCTGCCCCTAAAAGAGCCAGAACTGAGCCGACAGAAGACGAAGCTATCCCTGTATCATCCGCAACCGATGCTCCTACAGATGTTCAGGCTGAAGTGGTCGTCTCTGGCGGTGATCCAGGTCTTTCTGAGACCGCTCTGAACTCATTATCCAACTGGCAGGAtgaagcaacaagcaagcGAGAAATCTCTCCCTTTCAACGCCGTGAGATGCGGAAGGTCATTGGGCGTGTCAAGAAAACCAAGGCTGGCGGCCACTTTCGAGATTCCGTACAGAAGCTATGGCCGAGCTTGTGGGAAAACTATGTCGCCAAGGTTGACCGCCCCATGGATCTCGCTGACCTCGACAGGAAATTGCGCGATCTGAATGGCCCGCACAATACTTATGGTGACTTTCGCTCGGATCTTAGACTGATTTTCGACAACGCGCTGTACTTCAATGGTCCAACCCACGATATTACCGCATCGGCTCTCACAGCTGTCAGAGCTGTGTGGGAAGAAGTGCTGCCGATACCGTCTGAAGAGCCTGTGAAGCCAAAGGCGATCCCTAAGCCCAAGCCTGTTCGTGAATCTCGCGCCGTAACCAATGCCGACGCTGCTCGCCGACAATCCGCAGGCCCAACAGCCAGCCCTGCGGCAGAGGCACCCGTAAGCAaacctgctgctgcctcgaCGCAGGATCAATCCGCAGATCGTCGCAGCTCAACAGCGACGGAGGGTGATCGTCCAAAGCGAACAGTCCGtgcaccaaagccaaaggacaTCGATTATACAACCAAGCCATCTCGAAAGAAGCTTAAGCCAGAGCTTCAGTTTGCCGAGGAGGTCCTTACTGAGGTTATGTCTCCGAAGAACTATGAGCTGAATGCCTGGTTCATGGAACCGGTGGATGCCGAAGGTCTCAATATTCCCGATTACTACTCCGTCATCAAGAAACCCATGGATTTGGGTAAAGTCTCTCGCATGCTCTCCGCGGGTGAAATTTCGAATCTGAAGGACTTTGACAAGACAGTTCGACTGATCTTCGACAATTGCTTCAAGTTCAATGGTCCAGTCGAGCAG
The genomic region above belongs to Pochonia chlamydosporia 170 chromosome 2, whole genome shotgun sequence and contains:
- a CDS encoding transcription regulator BDF1 (similar to Cordyceps militaris CM01 XP_006667584.1), with product MESSGPDAPVLDPKPHDAVPEKEQNEQKSELNGHVDDTVPSSESLPEPRAVSPSEKAPTTEQPADTKPEPTPDVEKPLLNGNSPPNEEAKPSTGMTTEPVQDSAPKVDEQAKEPSPPAAKQPDVALSREPEEAAPTSEEKDQESTKASNDAAAPKQSSSPPPATEPFEVKRSSEEPVTEPIKEEVKEPVKDTASEVAQDTEMIDAPAEKADESEELPATGEPAPTSQDAAGLPTSEVDLGPSSMSQLAIDTTEKASSPAAGTSDLPMTEAPNVKVAREREDDANEEPAPKRARTEPTEDEAIPVSSATDAPTDVQAEVVVSGGDPGLSETALNSLSNWQDEATSKREISPFQRREMRKVIGRVKKTKAGGHFRDSVQKLWPSLWENYVAKVDRPMDLADLDRKLRDLNGPHNTYGDFRSDLRLIFDNALYFNGPTHDITASALTAVRAVWEEVLPIPSEEPVKPKAIPKPKPVRESRAVTNADAARRQSAGPTASPAAEAPVSKPAAASTQDQSADRRSSTATEGDRPKRTVRAPKPKDIDYTTKPSRKKLKPELQFAEEVLTEVMSPKNYELNAWFMEPVDAEGLNIPDYYSVIKKPMDLGKVSRMLSAGEISNLKDFDKTVRLIFDNCFKFNGPVEQGNPVSAIAKQLEDVYLAQMKGKDAWLAKYAKANAPASASNASDEEEEEEEEEDGDDAGEIIVDNKAIEELRAKLDEETKKLNGMFLTANQSMIDIQKNIVQMIQETLIGKAREEKTARAKAKSEKPKKAPGKSAKPKAAGSGGRKSTGGASQPKKAGGSKKAATKKSLTAADKDQIANAINDLDGAYLDRAIDIIKRDTGQNENNDGELELDIDQLSNDALLKLWELCRKALPNFAKDSAPIVSQEVNRSSGKGGGAAASKAAAGGKSKKNKPMSAQEQEARIAQLRGLQDLYKPGEGPRDETEVIQRTPGAESSDDSDSEEE